One Candidatus Hepatobacter penaei DNA window includes the following coding sequences:
- a CDS encoding DUF1284 domain-containing protein yields MTHTPLTFRPHHVLCTLGFEGKGYSPAFVANYASIKTALTPTTPIQIRDGLDHICQACPHQRGNTCTKESLIQALDARHRHALQLQNICYPWQTLVNKVAAHIQPHHLDQLCHGCTWLALGVCKVAVQRLKDQRLQDQKNHPKHQQFA; encoded by the coding sequence ATGACACACACCCCTCTTACATTCAGACCGCATCACGTGCTATGCACCTTAGGGTTTGAAGGCAAGGGATACAGCCCCGCTTTTGTGGCCAACTATGCCAGCATAAAAACAGCCCTCACGCCCACCACCCCCATCCAGATCCGCGATGGGCTGGATCACATCTGCCAAGCCTGTCCCCATCAAAGAGGCAATACGTGCACGAAAGAGTCGTTGATCCAGGCCTTAGATGCGCGTCACAGGCACGCGCTTCAGCTTCAAAACATCTGCTATCCATGGCAAACCCTTGTGAACAAAGTGGCAGCGCATATTCAACCGCATCACTTAGATCAGCTGTGTCACGGCTGCACATGGCTGGCTTTGGGGGTCTGTAAGGTCGCTGTCCAACGCTTAAAGGATCAACGTTTACAGGATCAAAAAAATCACCCCAAGCATCAACAATTCGCCTGA
- the murC gene encoding UDP-N-acetylmuramate--L-alanine ligase, with translation MSNYDWKTLLAKPVRTHILHFVGIGGVGMSALAHLLSHLGHCVQGSDTSAHNPYLERLQQKGVRLFSSHHNLNVEHATHLIISSAIGEDNPELIHARKKNIPIIKRGDLLGALTQTKKTIGITGSHGKTTTTALMAKMMVTAGLDPLVLNGGTMADYDSNVYLGSGDWLVTELDESDGTHSLAHTYVGVITNIDEEHMEFYQNKETLFRSFDAFLHHIDPAGMPMVCLDDPLTKEYLPKMDRPVFTYGCDPLASVYVHNIQATASGMQFDVRFPDRSGYTGLELSLYGHHNVLNAAPALGVAFHLGLPEAVVRKALQEFKGVKRRFNQTGLTGRVRFIDDYAHHPVEINATLKTARALCKGRLYAVCQPHRYTRLRGLFDDFQTCFAAADETILIPVHSAGEAPIRRISSESLAKAMKDQGQSVRFIETFAEVASYLKTKLHRDDMVVCMGAGTITHLAHQLPQAVHDAQSTPHDNPAMNLSMTSADL, from the coding sequence ATGTCAAATTATGATTGGAAAACCCTTTTAGCCAAACCAGTGCGCACCCATATTCTCCACTTTGTGGGCATTGGCGGCGTCGGCATGAGCGCCTTAGCCCATCTTTTGTCGCATTTAGGTCACTGCGTGCAGGGAAGCGACACGTCCGCCCATAACCCCTACCTTGAGCGCCTTCAACAAAAAGGCGTGCGCCTGTTCTCCTCCCACCACAACCTCAATGTAGAACACGCCACACACCTGATCATCTCCTCCGCCATTGGTGAGGATAACCCTGAGTTAATCCATGCCCGCAAAAAAAACATCCCCATCATCAAACGGGGCGACCTCCTCGGTGCCCTCACGCAAACCAAAAAAACCATCGGCATCACAGGCAGTCACGGAAAAACCACCACCACAGCCCTTATGGCCAAAATGATGGTCACGGCGGGGCTTGACCCTTTGGTGTTAAATGGCGGCACCATGGCTGATTATGACAGCAATGTGTATTTAGGGTCGGGTGATTGGCTTGTCACCGAGCTTGATGAGTCTGATGGCACCCACAGCCTCGCTCACACCTATGTTGGCGTCATCACCAACATTGATGAAGAACATATGGAGTTTTATCAAAACAAAGAAACACTCTTCCGCTCGTTTGATGCCTTTCTCCATCATATCGATCCCGCCGGCATGCCGATGGTTTGCCTAGATGACCCCCTCACAAAAGAATATCTTCCCAAAATGGATCGACCCGTTTTTACCTATGGGTGTGACCCCTTGGCGTCTGTTTATGTGCACAACATCCAGGCCACCGCTTCAGGCATGCAGTTTGATGTGCGCTTTCCTGATCGCTCTGGCTATACGGGACTCGAGCTCTCTCTCTATGGTCATCACAATGTGCTGAATGCAGCTCCTGCCTTGGGAGTGGCCTTTCACTTAGGGCTGCCTGAAGCTGTGGTCCGTAAGGCCTTGCAAGAGTTCAAAGGCGTCAAAAGGCGTTTTAATCAAACAGGCCTTACAGGGCGTGTGCGCTTTATTGATGATTATGCGCATCATCCGGTGGAAATCAACGCCACCCTGAAAACAGCCCGCGCCTTATGTAAAGGTCGCCTTTATGCCGTTTGCCAACCCCACCGCTATACCCGGCTGAGAGGTTTATTTGATGATTTTCAAACATGCTTTGCGGCAGCCGATGAAACGATCCTTATCCCCGTGCACAGTGCGGGCGAAGCCCCCATCCGGCGCATCTCATCAGAGAGTTTGGCCAAAGCCATGAAAGACCAAGGGCAATCTGTGCGCTTTATTGAAACCTTTGCTGAGGTTGCCTCCTATTTAAAAACAAAACTACATCGCGATGACATGGTGGTCTGCATGGGCGCTGGCACCATTACGCATCTAGCCCACCAGCTGCCACAGGCCGTGCACGACGCCCAAAGCACCCCCCATGATAACCCTGCCATGAACCTTTCCATGACATCGGCAGACTTATAA